One Cervus canadensis isolate Bull #8, Minnesota chromosome 1, ASM1932006v1, whole genome shotgun sequence genomic window carries:
- the PHETA1 gene encoding sesquipedalian-1: MKLNERSLAFYATCDTPADNTGFLYKKGGRHAAYHRRWFVLRGNMLFYFEDAASREPVGVIILEGCTVELVEAAEEFAFAVRFAGSRARTYVLAAESQAAMEGWVKALSRASFDYLRLVVRELEQQLAAVRAGGGPPPARRPRALPSKENGCAVWSAETPAASASVRANPGSRPGPEPPPLPPRRRASAPNGPLDSASFAQLHEWYGQEIRALRSQWLSSQAQP; this comes from the coding sequence ATGAAGCTGAACGAGCGCAGCCTGGCCTTCTACGCCACCTGCGACACCCCGGCCGACAACACGGGCTTCCTGTACAAGAAGGGCGGCCGGCACGCGGCCTACCACCGCCGCTGGTTCGTGCTGCGCGGCAACATGCTCTTCTACTTCGAGGACGCGGCCAGCCGCGAGCCGGTGGGCGTCATCATCCTGGAGGGCTGCACCGTGGAGCTGGTGGAGGCCGCCGAGGAGTTCGCCTTCGCCGTGCGCTTCGCCGGGTCGCGGGCCCGCACCTACGTGCTGGCGGCCGAGAGCCAGGCCGCCATGGAGGGCTGGGTGAAGGCGCTGTCGCGGGCCAGCTTCGACTACCTGCGGCTGGTGGTGCGCGAGCTGGAGCAGCAGCTGGCGGCCGTGCGCGCGGGCGGCGGCCCACCCCCGGCCCGCAGGCCGCGCGCGCTCCCGTCCAAGGAGAACGGCTGCGCGGTCTGGAGCGCCGAGACCCCCGCCGCCTCCGCCTCCGTCAGGGCCAATCCCGGCTCCCGGCCCGGCCCCGAGCCCCCGCCACTGCCGCCCCGCCGGCGGGCCTCGGCGCCCAACGGGCCTCTAGATTCCGCCTCCTTCGCCCAGCTGCACGAGTGGTACGGACAGGAGATCAGGGCGCTGAGGAGCCAGTGGCTCAGCAGCCAGGCCCAGCCCTGA